DNA sequence from the Edaphobacter lichenicola genome:
GAGAAGCCCGTTGTGTTGGCGGGCAGGTGGGACTGGGTGGCGGTGATCTGGCGGAGGAAGAGGCCGAAGCGGCTTACGGCAAAGCCGATGCCCATGAGGCCGAGGCCGGTGCGGATCCAGGCGAGGAAGGTCCGCTCGGCTGCGAAGTAGACGCGGGGGTCCTGCTCGGCGGGCGGGGGCTGCGGAGTCGGCATGGTGGGATTGTAAGGCAGCGGACCGGGGTGTCCTCCGCGGGTGTTTCAAGATGCGGATCGTGATGGCTTGGTGGTGGTTTGTTGGTAGTTTCTGGTGGTCTTGCGGCGTTGTTCCAGGTGGTGGGGAGGGAATAGTGAATTTACTCTTTACAATAAGTTATTTCTTATATAAGTTTTTGTCTATGGATGGTCTTGATACAAAGTTCTCGGCCTTAGCTGATCCCACGCGTCGGGCGATTCTGGCACGGCTCTCATTGGGAGAGGCCACGGTCAATGAGCTGGCACGTCCCTTCGAGATGTCGCAACCGGCGATCTCGCAACATCTGAAGGTGCTTGAAGATGCTGGGCTGATCCTGCGCCGGGTGGAAGGCACAAAGCGACCCCGTCGCCTTGCAAAGGAGGGTATCGAAGCGATGGATCAGTGGCTTGGAATGCTCCGCACTGCGCTTGAGAAGAACTTTGACCGGTTGGATGGAGTTCTGGCCGGTATCGACACACAGAAGAGTAACGACACATAGAAGGGAGAGATGCGATGAGCAAGATGACGTTGACGACCGAAGGCGATACGCATGTGATTGTGACGAGGCGCTTTGCTGCGCCGCCGGAGGCGCTGTATCGCGCGCACACCGATCCGGAGTTGATACAGAAGTGGCTGCTCGGCCCTGAAGGCTGGACCATGCCTGTCTGCATCAATGACGCGAAGGCTGGAGGGAAGTTCCGCTACGAGTGGACGGACGGCAAAGGCGCCGGATTCCATATCACTGGTGAGTATCTTGAAGTGAATCCTTTCAGCAGAATCGTGCACGTCGAACGGATGTTCCTGCCGGATCGAACGCCAGACAACCATGTTGAAACCACCTTCGATCGAGACGGCGAAGGGAGCTTGTTGAAGATCCGGATGACACTGCCCGATGAGAAGACGCGAGCGATGATGCTGGCGACAGGCATGGAGCATGGGATGGAGGCGAGCTATGTGCGTCTTGAGGCGATGATCTAGTTTGCTTGCGATGGCGGAGTTTCCTAACAGATTCGGAACAGCGGTTTCTTCACTGTGCGGCCCACGATGGAACTGTGGGCCGCTTCGGTCGAAATGGCGATTTTTGTGGGGGAGAGCGGCGACGGTTGGACTGTTTGGGTTGGAAGGTTCGAACAGCATGGGCGGGTGGAATGTGTCGGGATCCTTCACTCCGTTCAGGATGACGGCTAAGAGCAGACAACGGCAACAGCAAAGGCAACAGCAAAGGCGAATGCGAATACAGGGATCTCTCCACTGCGCGGTTCACGATGAGACCGTGAATCGCTTCGGTCGAGATGATGGTGTTTTGGAGGAGGACAAACATTATGACGGTGTTTTGGAGAAGGACAAATATTATGACGGTGTTTTGGAGGAGGACAACGCTCTCTGAAATTGATGGAAGAGTGGCGGGGGAGTGTGGGCAAATGTGGGAGGTAGTGACAATTCTGTGACGGAGTTCGCTTATAGTCGGAGACCATGATGGGGCATGGAAGATGGACGGGGCGGGAGCGGGTGGCGGCCAAGGGGTGGCAGGTTTTCTTTGTGCTTGTGTTCACGGGTTTGATCTCCGGGTGGGCGCGGGCGGGTACGGTCAAGGCTCAGTTTGTTGGCTCGGAGAGTTGCAAGACTTGTCATGCTGCGGCGTACAACGGGTGGAAGCAGACGCGCATGGCGAATGTGGTGAGGGATCCGAAGGTTCATCCGGAGGCGGTGCTGGGGGACTTTACGCATCCGAATCCGCTGGTGACGTTTGGGCTTGACGATGTGGCGTTGGTGTATGGGAGCCGATGGAAGCAGAGGTATTTCACCAAGCGTGGGGACGACTACCATCCGGAGCCGGCGCAGTGGGATGTGAAGAAGGGGCGATGGCTGCCGTACCACGCGGAGACGGGGACGGACTGGTGGCTTCCGTTCTATGGGCCGAGTAACTTCGATCGTCCTACGGGGCCGACGTGCGATGGGTGCCACTCGGTGAACTACAACGTGGAGACCAAGCAGGTGACGGAGTGGAATGTCGGGTGCGAGAAGTGCCATGGGCCGGGGAGCCTGCATGTGGCGCGTCCGACGAAGCAGAACATTGTGAATCCGGCGACGCTTGATTATGTGCGGGGCAATGACACGTGCATTCAGTGCCACAGTCAGGGGCGGCCGTTGGCGAATCCGATTGCCGGGAAGTACTTCGACTGGCCGGTGGGGTTTGTGCCGGGGGAGCGGCTGGCGGATTTCTGGACGCTGGAGGAGTTGAAGCCGGGGGTGACGAACTTTTTTCAGTATGCGGACCTGACGGCGCATAAGAACAGGATGCAGGGGAATGATTTTGTGCAGAGCAATATGTATCACCGGCAGATCAGATGTTTTGACTGCCACCAGGTTCACAGCAATGAGAACGAGTCCGACCTGATCGCGAAGGGGAATGCGGTTTGTCTGACGTGCCATACGAAGGACAACCCGGCGGGGCTGAAGGGGACGGTGAGCGAGCATACGCATCATGCGGCGGGGAGCAAGGGGAGCGAGTGCGTGGCTTGCCATATGCCGAAGATCGAGCAGACGATCAAGGACAACTTTGTGAGTGCGCATACGTTTCGGTTT
Encoded proteins:
- a CDS encoding ArsR/SmtB family transcription factor; its protein translation is MRIVMAWWWFVGSFWWSCGVVPGGGEGIVNLLFTISYFLYKFLSMDGLDTKFSALADPTRRAILARLSLGEATVNELARPFEMSQPAISQHLKVLEDAGLILRRVEGTKRPRRLAKEGIEAMDQWLGMLRTALEKNFDRLDGVLAGIDTQKSNDT
- a CDS encoding SRPBCC domain-containing protein produces the protein MSKMTLTTEGDTHVIVTRRFAAPPEALYRAHTDPELIQKWLLGPEGWTMPVCINDAKAGGKFRYEWTDGKGAGFHITGEYLEVNPFSRIVHVERMFLPDRTPDNHVETTFDRDGEGSLLKIRMTLPDEKTRAMMLATGMEHGMEASYVRLEAMI
- a CDS encoding cytochrome c3 family protein encodes the protein MMGHGRWTGRERVAAKGWQVFFVLVFTGLISGWARAGTVKAQFVGSESCKTCHAAAYNGWKQTRMANVVRDPKVHPEAVLGDFTHPNPLVTFGLDDVALVYGSRWKQRYFTKRGDDYHPEPAQWDVKKGRWLPYHAETGTDWWLPFYGPSNFDRPTGPTCDGCHSVNYNVETKQVTEWNVGCEKCHGPGSLHVARPTKQNIVNPATLDYVRGNDTCIQCHSQGRPLANPIAGKYFDWPVGFVPGERLADFWTLEELKPGVTNFFQYADLTAHKNRMQGNDFVQSNMYHRQIRCFDCHQVHSNENESDLIAKGNAVCLTCHTKDNPAGLKGTVSEHTHHAAGSKGSECVACHMPKIEQTIKDNFVSAHTFRFITPRETEQSGIPNPCTSCHTDKSTAWATKELRGWGTTSPWRVGN